Proteins encoded by one window of Candidatus Hydrogenedentota bacterium:
- the thrS gene encoding threonine--tRNA ligase — translation MMTIKLPDGSAREMAPGSSALDLAAAIGPRLAKAAMGARINGEVKSLPTPLADGDTVEILTFDSRAGQDVFRHSCAHVMATAIMRLRPNTKLAIGPAIEDGFYYDMELDAPITEEDFPAIEAEMAKVVQEDLAFQRIEVGRDEALARFRALNDTYKVELIEDLPVDAPITYYQNGDFTDLCRGPHLPSTGRIKAFKLLSVAGAYWRGDEKRPMLQRIYGTAFPSKKELDEYLAFRAEAEKRDHRKLGRQLDLFSFQPYGPGFPFFHPNGMVVLNALMQFWREEHVKRGYSEIRTPMILDRVLWEQSGHWDHYKENMYFTQIDERDFAVKPMNCPGSMLVFKTDLRSYRDLPLRLAEVGTVHRHEKSGVLHGLTRVRMFTQDDAHLFLTPEQIQDEVLAIIDFVGYVYTAFGFEYGVELSTRPEKSIGSDEVWEKATTALRNALEAKGMPFKINEGDGAFYGPKIDFHIRDSLKRSWQCATIQLDFAMPEKFDLEYIGPDGNRHRPVVIHRVIYGSIERFLGILIEHFAGAFPLWLAPVQAVVVPVADAFDNYAKYVRDRLQEAGLRAEADLGPDTMKYKIRQAQTRQVPYMLVVGEREQASMSAAIRHRRKGDLGAQTLDALVAKLKEEVAARALDN, via the coding sequence ATGATGACGATTAAGCTGCCGGACGGGTCGGCGCGGGAGATGGCGCCGGGGAGTTCGGCGTTGGATTTGGCGGCGGCGATTGGGCCGCGGTTGGCGAAGGCGGCGATGGGCGCGCGCATCAATGGCGAGGTAAAGAGCCTGCCGACGCCGCTGGCCGATGGAGATACGGTCGAGATTCTCACCTTCGATTCGCGCGCGGGGCAGGACGTGTTCCGGCATAGCTGCGCGCACGTGATGGCGACGGCGATCATGCGGTTGCGCCCGAACACGAAACTGGCGATTGGCCCGGCGATCGAGGACGGTTTTTACTACGACATGGAGCTGGACGCGCCGATCACCGAAGAGGATTTCCCGGCGATCGAAGCGGAGATGGCGAAGGTTGTCCAGGAAGACCTGGCGTTTCAGCGCATCGAGGTGGGGCGCGACGAGGCGCTTGCGCGGTTCCGCGCATTGAACGACACGTACAAAGTCGAGTTGATCGAAGACCTGCCCGTGGATGCGCCAATCACGTACTACCAGAACGGCGATTTTACGGATCTGTGCCGCGGCCCGCACCTGCCGTCGACCGGGCGCATCAAGGCATTCAAGCTGTTGAGCGTAGCGGGAGCGTATTGGCGCGGCGACGAGAAACGCCCGATGTTGCAGCGCATTTACGGCACGGCGTTTCCGAGCAAGAAGGAGTTGGACGAGTACCTCGCATTCCGCGCGGAGGCGGAGAAGCGCGATCACCGCAAGCTTGGGCGCCAACTCGATCTGTTCAGCTTTCAGCCCTACGGCCCGGGGTTTCCGTTCTTCCATCCGAACGGCATGGTGGTGTTGAACGCGCTGATGCAGTTCTGGCGCGAGGAGCACGTGAAGCGCGGCTACTCGGAAATCCGCACGCCGATGATTCTCGATCGCGTCTTGTGGGAGCAGTCGGGCCACTGGGACCACTACAAAGAGAACATGTACTTCACGCAGATCGACGAGCGCGACTTTGCGGTGAAGCCGATGAACTGTCCGGGCAGCATGCTGGTGTTCAAGACCGATCTGCGCAGTTACCGCGACCTGCCGTTGCGGCTCGCGGAAGTGGGGACGGTACACCGGCACGAGAAGTCGGGCGTGCTGCACGGGCTTACGCGCGTGCGCATGTTCACGCAGGACGATGCGCACCTGTTCCTCACGCCGGAGCAAATCCAGGACGAGGTGCTCGCGATTATCGATTTCGTCGGTTACGTGTACACGGCGTTCGGGTTCGAGTACGGCGTGGAACTCAGCACGCGGCCGGAGAAGTCGATCGGTTCGGACGAAGTGTGGGAAAAGGCGACGACGGCGCTGCGCAACGCGCTCGAGGCGAAGGGCATGCCGTTCAAGATCAACGAAGGCGACGGCGCGTTTTACGGACCGAAGATCGACTTCCACATTCGCGACAGTCTCAAACGCTCGTGGCAGTGCGCGACGATTCAGCTCGATTTCGCGATGCCGGAGAAGTTCGATCTCGAGTACATTGGGCCGGACGGCAATCGGCACCGGCCGGTGGTGATTCACCGGGTGATCTACGGGTCGATCGAGCGGTTTCTTGGCATTCTGATCGAGCACTTCGCCGGTGCGTTTCCGCTGTGGCTCGCGCCGGTACAGGCGGTCGTCGTGCCGGTGGCTGACGCGTTCGACAACTACGCGAAGTACGTGCGCGACCGGTTGCAGGAAGCGGGCCTGCGCGCCGAAGCGGACTTGGGTCCCGACACAATGAAGTACAAGATTCGCCAGGCGCAGACGCGACAGGTGCCGTACATGCTCGTCGTGGGCGAACGCGAACAGGCGAGCATGTCCGCGGCGATTCGACATCGGCGCAAAGGAGATCTCGGCGCGCAAACGCTCGACGCGCTCGTCGCGAAGCTGAAGGAAGAAGTGGCGGCACGGGCGCTCGATAATTGA